The following are encoded in a window of Puntigrus tetrazona isolate hp1 unplaced genomic scaffold, ASM1883169v1 S000000174, whole genome shotgun sequence genomic DNA:
- the LOC122333045 gene encoding LOW QUALITY PROTEIN: nuclear factor 7, brain-like (The sequence of the model RefSeq protein was modified relative to this genomic sequence to represent the inferred CDS: deleted 1 base in 1 codon), whose product MASLSVEELSCPVCCEIFKTPVLLSCSHSVCKECLQQFWRTKKTQECPVCRRRSSNSTPPINLVLKNLCESFLKERNESRSSGSEEICSLHREKLKLFCLEDKQPACLVCRDSLKHVNHTFRPISEVVPSYKEDLNTALKSLQEKLRKREDIKEEFEKTVQHIKSQAEHTESQIKQQFEKLHQFLRDEEEATITALREEEEQKKHVMKKKLEEINRHISALSHTIKDTEEMMKTNDVCFLKEFPVTMERVQISSQPDPQTPSGALIHVPRYLGNLAFRVWKKMQDIVQNTPVILDPNTSHPRLLLSDDLTRVIFSENYQPLPDNPERFDSYWCVLGSEGFNSGTHCWDVEVKESLWWSLGVTTESNQRKGCVFFNTDVWSVQYRYPEQAGFPVEQDVDRVRVYLDYDRGTVSFSDPVTNTHLHTFTTTFTHTLFPFFSTDFSLNILPVSNQ is encoded by the exons ATGGCTTCCCTTTCTGTAGAAGAGCTTTCTTGTCCG GTGTGCTGTGAAATCTTCAAGACTCCTGTTCTTTTATCATGTAGTCACAGTGTCTGTAAAGAGTGTCTTCAACAGTTCTGGAGAACCAAGAAAACTCAGGAGTGTCCTGTCTGCAGGAGAAGATCCTCAAACTCTACTCCACCAATTAATCTGGTGTTAAAAAACTTGTGTGAGTCGTTCCTGAAGGAGAGAAATGAGAGTCGTTCATCAGGATCTGAGGAGATCTGCAGTTTACACAGAGAGAAACTCAAACTCTTCTGTCTGGAGGACAAACAGCCTGCGTGTTTAGTGTGTAGAGATTCACTAAAGCATGTCAACCACACATTCAGACCAATCAGTGAAGTTGTTCCTTCATATAAG GAGGATCTCAATACAGCACTGAAGTCCTTACAGGAGAAACTTAGAAAGAGAGAAGACATAAAAGAAGAGTTTGAGAAAACAGTTCAACACATCAAG TCTCAAGCTGAGCACACAGAGAGTCAGATTAAACAGCAGTTTGAGAAACTTCATCAGTTTCTCAGAGATGAAGAAGAAGCTACAATCACTGcactgagagaggaagaggagcagaagAAGCACGTGATGAAGAAGAAGCTGGAGGAGATCAACAGACACATCTCAGCTCTTTCACACACAATCAAAGACACGGAGGAGATGATGAAAACCAATGACGTCTGCTTTCTAAAG gAGTTTCCGGTCACGATGGAAAG AGTCCAGATCTCATCACAGCCGGATCCACAGACGCCTTCTGGAGCTTTGATTCATGTTCCACGATACTTGGGCAACCTGGCCTTCAGAGTCTGGAAGAAGATGCAGGACATTGTCCAAAACA CTCCTGTGATTCTGGATCCAAACACTTCTCATCCCCGTCTTCTTCTGTCTGATGATCTGACCAGAGTGATATTCAGCGAGAACTATCAACCTCTTCCTGATAATCCAGAGAGATTTGACTCTTATTGGTGTGTTCTGGGTTCAGAGGGTTTTAACTCAGGAACACACTGCTGGGATGTGGAGGTTAAAGAGAGTCTATGGTGGAGTCTTGGAGTAACTACAGAATCAAACCAAAGAAAGGGATGTGTTTTCTTTAACACTGATGTCTGGAGTGTACAGTACAGATATCCTGAACAGGCTGGTTTTCCTGTTGAACAGGATGTTGATCGTGTGAGAGTGTATCTGGACTATGACAGAGGAACAGTGTCATTCTCTGATCCTGTAACtaacacacatctacacacattcACTACCAccttcactcacacactctttccTTTCTTCAGTACTGATTTCTCTCTGAATATCTTACCTGTCAGTAATCAGTGA